Proteins encoded by one window of Candidatus Paceibacterota bacterium:
- a CDS encoding DNA topoisomerase subunit B, with the protein MAEKKGNGHHYDAQDITVLEGLEPVRKRPGMYIGTTGIDGLHHLIWEIFDNSRDEAMGGFADHIEIVLLPGNRIRVADNGRGIPVEIHKKTKVSALETVMTTLHAGGKFGGEGYKVSGGLHGVGASVVNALSLYAKVEVHRDGAKHFQEYKQGVKKAAVKKFGTSKLNGTIVTFEPDQEIFKEIKFEWNTVVNHMRGQAYLVKGLRIGVIDARMYEGKIDDSNVFYFSELGLEVPSMSFYFEGGLLSLVKFHNQTQKPIHKNIFYVEKEADGVQVEVALQYVDDITPKIIPYANNTYNVEGGTHVTGFKTALTRVLNTYGRKNNIIKEKEENLTGEDVLEGITAVISVKLREIQFEGQTKGKLGSVEAQGAVASVFGEAFNYFLEENPDDARDILNKVLLALKARKAAKAAKDSVLRKGALEGMTLPGKLADCQTRNAEEAEIFIVEGDSAGGSSKQGRDRRTQAILPLKGKILNVERSRIDKMLTSNEIRALVIAMGTAIGDTFDLSKLRYHKIIIATDADVDGAHIRTLLLTLFFRYFKPVIDGGFLYIAQPPLYKIKKGKDIKYAYSDAEKIKIVGKDVSLEEIEEITEEGDVETEEEVEEKTKKREAKVSIQRYKGLGEMNPEELWETTMDPEKRVLKQVTVDDAEDAEKVFVTLMGSDVPSRKSFIQSNAKMANLDV; encoded by the coding sequence ATGGCTGAAAAGAAAGGAAACGGACATCACTACGACGCTCAAGATATTACAGTCTTAGAGGGGCTCGAACCGGTACGAAAGCGCCCTGGAATGTATATCGGTACGACCGGTATTGATGGACTACATCATCTAATTTGGGAAATTTTTGATAACTCACGCGACGAAGCGATGGGTGGTTTTGCCGATCATATTGAAATTGTTTTACTCCCTGGTAACCGTATCCGCGTGGCAGATAACGGTCGCGGTATTCCAGTCGAGATTCACAAGAAAACAAAAGTATCTGCGCTCGAGACTGTTATGACCACACTTCACGCTGGGGGTAAGTTTGGTGGTGAAGGATACAAAGTTTCTGGAGGTTTGCACGGTGTTGGGGCCTCAGTTGTAAACGCCCTTTCTCTTTATGCAAAAGTTGAAGTGCATCGTGATGGAGCAAAACATTTTCAGGAATACAAACAAGGTGTTAAAAAGGCTGCAGTTAAAAAATTTGGTACATCAAAACTAAACGGAACCATCGTTACATTTGAACCTGATCAAGAAATTTTTAAAGAAATAAAATTTGAATGGAACACGGTTGTTAATCACATGCGCGGTCAGGCCTACTTAGTGAAGGGTCTTCGCATCGGTGTTATTGATGCTCGCATGTATGAAGGGAAAATTGATGACAGCAATGTGTTTTATTTTTCTGAACTTGGTCTTGAGGTGCCATCAATGAGTTTCTACTTTGAGGGAGGACTGCTCTCTTTGGTCAAATTTCATAACCAGACACAAAAGCCGATACATAAGAATATTTTTTATGTTGAGAAAGAGGCAGACGGAGTACAAGTTGAGGTGGCGCTTCAGTATGTTGATGACATAACTCCAAAAATAATTCCATACGCAAACAATACTTACAACGTAGAGGGTGGAACTCACGTCACTGGTTTTAAGACCGCTCTTACTCGCGTATTAAACACATACGGACGAAAAAACAACATAATCAAAGAGAAAGAAGAAAATCTCACTGGTGAAGATGTTTTGGAAGGAATAACCGCTGTTATCTCTGTTAAGTTGCGTGAAATTCAGTTTGAAGGGCAAACAAAGGGTAAATTGGGTAGCGTGGAGGCGCAAGGTGCGGTGGCTTCTGTTTTTGGCGAGGCATTCAACTATTTTCTAGAGGAGAATCCTGATGACGCTCGCGATATTTTGAATAAAGTTTTGCTCGCTCTTAAAGCTCGTAAGGCTGCAAAAGCCGCAAAGGACAGCGTGCTTCGTAAGGGTGCTCTTGAGGGAATGACTTTACCTGGTAAGCTCGCTGATTGTCAGACCAGAAATGCTGAGGAGGCAGAAATATTTATCGTTGAGGGAGACTCGGCGGGTGGTTCTTCGAAACAGGGCCGTGACCGTCGCACGCAAGCAATTTTGCCACTTAAAGGAAAGATTTTGAACGTAGAGCGTTCTCGTATAGACAAAATGCTCACTTCAAATGAAATCAGGGCGCTTGTTATAGCAATGGGTACAGCGATTGGTGATACTTTTGATTTATCAAAACTTCGCTATCACAAAATAATAATCGCAACAGATGCCGACGTTGACGGTGCCCATATCCGTACACTTTTGCTAACTCTTTTCTTTAGATACTTTAAGCCAGTTATTGATGGTGGATTTTTGTATATTGCTCAGCCACCTCTTTATAAAATTAAGAAAGGGAAAGATATAAAATACGCATACTCTGATGCTGAGAAAATAAAGATAGTTGGTAAAGATGTTTCCCTAGAGGAGATTGAAGAAATTACAGAAGAAGGTGACGTAGAAACCGAAGAAGAAGTTGAAGAAAAAACAAAGAAGCGCGAAGCGAAGGTTTCCATTCAAAGATATAAAGGTCTTGGAGAAATGAACCCAGAGGAGTTGTGGGAGACAACAATGGATCCAGAAAAACGTGTCTTAAAGCAAGTTACCGTTGATGATGCTGAGGATGCAGAGAAGGTGTTCGTGACTCTCATGGGTTCTGATGTGCCGTCACGAAAATCATTCATTCAGTCGAACGCTAAGATGGCCAATTTGGACGTGTAG
- a CDS encoding C39 family peptidase: MKLNVPYYSQFLDVNNDPYWMPRACGMVCLKMVLDYHLSSKVDSKKTPPLLEMCERGKKDGGYGPSGWFHDYFVKTAKEYGLNSERGEKIGEILGLQKIHDELKDGRPVIVSVSKYTLGQTKFHMVVLTGYEENDGIEFPERKGQLTGFYFNEPESLSKEQGKDLFVDIKSFKHDWRRMAIFFKP; the protein is encoded by the coding sequence ATGAAATTAAACGTTCCATATTACTCACAATTTCTGGATGTAAACAACGATCCTTATTGGATGCCACGGGCTTGTGGAATGGTGTGTTTGAAAATGGTTCTTGATTATCACCTTTCTTCGAAGGTTGATAGTAAAAAAACTCCACCACTTTTAGAGATGTGTGAAAGGGGAAAGAAAGATGGTGGGTATGGACCATCTGGCTGGTTCCATGATTACTTTGTGAAGACCGCCAAGGAATATGGTTTAAATTCTGAAAGGGGGGAGAAGATAGGAGAAATTTTGGGATTACAAAAAATACACGATGAACTCAAAGATGGGCGACCCGTGATTGTTTCTGTTTCGAAATATACGCTTGGTCAGACAAAGTTCCACATGGTTGTCCTAACTGGCTACGAAGAAAATGATGGAATTGAGTTTCCAGAGAGGAAAGGACAACTTACGGGGTTTTACTTTAATGAGCCTGAATCTTTATCAAAAGAGCAAGGTAAAGACCTGTTTGTTGATATCAAATCCTTTAAGCATGATTGGCGCAGAATGGCTATATTTTTCAAGCCATAA
- a CDS encoding phenylalanine--tRNA ligase beta subunit-related protein — protein MKFSKQWLQDYIIETLPSDVVIADTLNKKSFEVEEVISLPNDTVYDIKILPNRAHDALGHRGLAREICADLSLTFKEDERVQKDNNFLGDSVVAPIVAIGDAKFCTRFMSMRIDGVFVGDSPEWLKSRLEAIGQRSINNIVDATNYVQFALNKPMHAYDTRSIKGALCTRFAKNGEVFTTLDEKTLNLDGETLVIADDEKVLGLAGIKGGKYSGISKDTTSVVLESANFNPSLIRQTAQKYDLRTDASKRFENGIANSLVEEGLYMTANLIKEICGEVMASEVVDVYPRKDTEYYVGISLPELNLILGTTYTDSDIESTLKRLSFSFEKIIPQDYITGTYKAVVGVPYKNPSIMREDAPSAFNCSSLISYLYKGIWMPSISVDKYVFSKKVTLEELRFGDLVFANSGEGKIYFESVDFLKGEKVPSGVDHVGMYLGDGKIVHSTRVHGKVIIETIEEFSTTRKIVGYGRVVDDLSEERYVINVPSERLDIRIKEDVAEEIGRILGYDKLVPSLPKLSHTGAIHKRMYYENKIREILLAREFSEVMTYTFGNKGEVAIVKGLADDKEKLRSNIASGIEESLKLNIHNAPLLGQKVIKIFEFGNVFTKNTEVRKLSFAIDDGIKKSSFVGEAKSIIAEIEESLGVSIVDNFIVNEKPCIVELDFDAFIAKLSEPTSDNVPTKISLPAVNYKNVSPYPFALRDIAVFVGGGVSEEEVLGVIKKEAGELLVRIDLFDRFEKNGKISYAFHLVFLSEEKTLSDVELDEIMNRVTRVLNSKDNWTVR, from the coding sequence ATGAAATTCTCTAAACAATGGCTACAAGATTATATTATTGAAACTCTTCCAAGTGATGTTGTTATTGCTGATACTTTAAACAAAAAGTCGTTTGAAGTAGAGGAGGTAATTTCTTTGCCGAACGATACAGTTTACGATATTAAAATTCTTCCAAACCGTGCGCACGACGCATTAGGGCATCGTGGTTTGGCACGCGAAATCTGTGCGGACTTGAGCCTCACTTTTAAAGAAGACGAGCGTGTTCAAAAAGACAATAATTTTTTGGGCGATTCAGTAGTTGCTCCCATTGTCGCAATTGGTGATGCAAAGTTTTGTACACGATTTATGAGTATGCGTATTGACGGTGTGTTTGTTGGCGACAGCCCAGAATGGCTAAAATCGCGTCTTGAGGCGATTGGACAGCGAAGTATCAACAACATAGTTGATGCCACTAATTACGTGCAATTTGCGCTTAATAAGCCGATGCATGCGTATGACACACGAAGTATTAAGGGTGCGCTCTGTACTCGTTTTGCTAAGAACGGGGAGGTGTTTACTACGCTTGATGAAAAGACCTTGAACCTCGATGGAGAGACTCTTGTAATTGCTGATGACGAAAAAGTACTCGGCCTTGCTGGCATAAAAGGCGGTAAGTATAGCGGTATAAGCAAAGACACGACTAGTGTTGTTCTTGAGAGTGCCAACTTTAATCCAAGTTTAATTCGCCAAACAGCACAAAAATATGACCTTCGAACTGATGCATCTAAGCGCTTTGAAAACGGTATTGCGAACTCACTTGTGGAAGAAGGTCTTTATATGACAGCGAATTTAATTAAAGAAATTTGTGGTGAAGTAATGGCAAGCGAAGTCGTTGATGTATATCCACGCAAAGATACAGAATATTATGTCGGAATTTCGCTTCCGGAACTCAACCTGATTTTAGGAACTACATATACTGATAGTGATATAGAAAGTACATTGAAGCGTCTTTCTTTTTCTTTTGAAAAAATAATTCCACAGGACTACATAACAGGAACATATAAAGCTGTTGTCGGGGTGCCATACAAAAATCCTTCAATTATGCGCGAAGACGCACCTTCTGCTTTTAACTGCTCTTCCTTGATTAGTTATTTATACAAAGGTATTTGGATGCCAAGTATTTCTGTCGATAAATACGTTTTTTCAAAAAAAGTAACTTTAGAAGAGTTAAGGTTCGGAGATTTAGTGTTTGCTAATTCAGGCGAGGGAAAAATTTATTTTGAATCAGTGGATTTCTTGAAAGGGGAGAAAGTTCCTAGCGGAGTTGATCATGTTGGTATGTATCTTGGAGACGGGAAGATTGTTCACTCTACAAGAGTACATGGAAAAGTTATAATAGAAACAATCGAAGAATTTTCGACAACAAGAAAAATAGTTGGATACGGAAGGGTGGTAGACGACTTAAGCGAAGAACGATATGTGATAAATGTTCCTTCTGAACGTTTAGATATCCGTATTAAAGAAGACGTGGCCGAAGAAATAGGGCGTATTTTGGGTTATGACAAACTTGTGCCAAGCCTACCAAAGCTTTCTCATACCGGAGCAATTCATAAGCGTATGTATTATGAGAACAAAATTCGCGAAATACTACTTGCTCGCGAGTTTTCTGAGGTAATGACTTACACTTTTGGCAATAAAGGTGAGGTCGCAATCGTAAAAGGGCTTGCCGATGATAAAGAAAAACTACGTTCAAATATTGCTTCGGGGATTGAAGAATCTCTTAAATTAAACATTCACAATGCTCCTCTTCTTGGGCAAAAAGTAATTAAGATTTTTGAATTTGGCAATGTGTTTACAAAGAACACAGAGGTTAGGAAATTATCTTTTGCAATTGATGATGGAATAAAGAAGAGTAGTTTTGTTGGTGAGGCAAAAAGTATTATCGCAGAAATAGAAGAATCCCTCGGAGTTAGTATCGTCGATAATTTCATAGTTAACGAAAAGCCATGCATTGTTGAGCTAGACTTTGATGCGTTTATTGCAAAATTATCTGAACCAACAAGCGATAATGTTCCAACAAAGATTTCTTTGCCGGCGGTAAATTATAAAAATGTTTCCCCTTATCCGTTCGCGCTTCGTGATATTGCTGTGTTTGTGGGGGGCGGAGTAAGCGAAGAGGAAGTTCTAGGGGTTATTAAAAAAGAGGCAGGGGAATTGCTTGTGCGAATAGATTTGTTTGATAGATTTGAAAAAAATGGAAAGATTTCATATGCATTTCATCTCGTCTTTCTTTCCGAAGAAAAAACATTAAGTGATGTAGAGCTTGATGAAATTATGAATCGAGTGACAAGGGTGCTAAACAGTAAAGATAACTGGACGGTGCGTTAA
- the pheS gene encoding phenylalanine--tRNA ligase subunit alpha: MLSPEKSGHIHPITLAVMRISDIFSRMGFDTVDGPELEDEWHNFDALNIPGDHPARDMQDTFWIKDKRGVNKYGEDVGYVLRTHTSNMQIRAMEKHVAEGREFPLAIGCPGKVFRNEATDATHEAQFFQIEGFYVGKDTSLSMMVGVMQKLFSDFFETDIVIRLRSSYFPFVEPGNEFDMQCFKCKGGGCNICKQTGWIEIGGAGMVHPRVLEAGGINPREYRGFAFGCGIDRMVMLKYGIDDVRLLYNGDLRVVNQF; this comes from the coding sequence ATGTTGTCTCCGGAAAAAAGTGGCCACATTCATCCAATAACGCTAGCTGTTATGCGTATTTCGGACATTTTTTCGAGGATGGGCTTCGATACTGTTGATGGGCCAGAGCTTGAAGATGAATGGCATAATTTTGATGCTTTAAATATCCCCGGAGATCATCCTGCTAGGGATATGCAGGACACTTTTTGGATTAAAGATAAAAGGGGTGTAAATAAGTATGGCGAAGATGTTGGCTATGTTTTGCGTACCCACACAAGTAATATGCAGATTCGCGCGATGGAGAAACATGTCGCAGAAGGTCGCGAGTTTCCATTGGCTATCGGGTGTCCAGGAAAAGTATTTCGCAACGAGGCGACAGACGCGACTCACGAGGCTCAGTTTTTTCAAATAGAAGGATTTTATGTTGGCAAAGACACATCGCTTTCAATGATGGTGGGGGTTATGCAAAAACTTTTCTCAGATTTTTTTGAGACAGATATCGTAATTAGATTACGCTCGTCGTACTTTCCGTTTGTTGAGCCCGGTAACGAATTTGATATGCAATGTTTTAAGTGTAAGGGGGGCGGATGCAATATTTGCAAGCAAACAGGGTGGATAGAAATAGGTGGAGCAGGAATGGTACATCCACGAGTACTTGAAGCGGGTGGAATTAATCCGAGGGAATATCGTGGTTTTGCTTTCGGTTGTGGTATCGACCGTATGGTAATGCTCAAATATGGCATTGATGATGTGAGACTTTTATACAATGGCGATCTTCGGGTAGTGAATCAATTTTAG
- a CDS encoding PEGA domain-containing protein, with protein sequence MPIKPLSTKSRNRFFYLLIAVFFIASPILVLYTSGYRFGEGIVSETGGVSVYLSPAGSTLYINNRAGDTLGFLSRSFFVQDLKIGNYFIEVKKEGYYPWAKNIVVYPKIVTENYAFLAPEKFILDEVLQFGKLKEGTSTTTKEVVRVATSTEEYLAVKSLFEKRKLTKAEEKKELEESLDIHKRFDLDETDDILISGKSAVYLNNNTISALWIGNVLDAPYFFRVSTSTVATTTDIFKSEEKISNIEFYPDRTDVVLIERPSGIVALQLNIGSREADLRPVFKERDSKIRVASNGAYFIKGVDGRFYRLELP encoded by the coding sequence ATGCCAATAAAACCACTTTCAACTAAGAGCAGAAATAGATTTTTTTATTTGCTGATAGCTGTGTTTTTTATTGCCTCCCCAATTTTGGTTTTATACACATCAGGCTATCGCTTTGGAGAGGGGATTGTTTCTGAAACAGGTGGCGTTTCTGTTTATTTAAGTCCAGCGGGTTCTACTTTATATATAAACAATAGGGCCGGAGATACGCTCGGCTTTTTATCTAGGTCGTTTTTTGTTCAGGATTTAAAAATTGGTAATTATTTTATTGAGGTCAAAAAGGAAGGGTATTATCCTTGGGCAAAAAATATTGTGGTATACCCCAAAATTGTTACTGAGAATTACGCATTTCTTGCTCCAGAAAAATTTATATTGGACGAAGTGTTGCAGTTCGGTAAGCTAAAAGAAGGCACTTCTACGACAACAAAAGAAGTCGTGAGGGTGGCAACAAGTACGGAAGAATATCTAGCCGTTAAAAGTTTATTTGAAAAAAGAAAATTAACTAAAGCAGAAGAAAAAAAAGAGCTTGAAGAGTCTCTCGATATTCATAAAAGATTTGATCTTGATGAAACTGACGACATTTTAATTTCAGGTAAGAGTGCTGTTTATTTAAACAATAATACAATCTCGGCTTTATGGATTGGTAACGTTTTAGATGCCCCATATTTTTTCCGTGTTTCTACTAGTACTGTAGCAACGACAACTGATATTTTTAAAAGTGAGGAAAAAATTTCTAATATTGAATTTTACCCAGACCGAACAGATGTTGTTTTAATAGAGAGGCCATCTGGGATTGTTGCCTTACAGCTTAATATTGGATCAAGGGAAGCAGATTTACGCCCGGTTTTTAAAGAGCGAGATTCAAAAATTCGCGTTGCCTCAAATGGAGCTTATTTTATAAAAGGCGTGGACGGTAGATTTTATCGCCTAGAATTACCATAA
- a CDS encoding glycosyltransferase family 2 protein translates to MEGEDKKHNISWVNKESISTPYFHVGRATDLSLGDYRLYRFLEMIPGLMAWGTIITIILLSIFAPTIAAMFIIAFDVYWVLKTAHLSYHLRHNWKRIKHNLKVDWSSMLENLKYEHIYHLVVLPYYDESEHVLNNTIEKLAESKYDLKKIIVVLGAEKRAGEDAILRGEAILSKYKEKFFDVLLTVHRDGIPGEMAGKGSNISYMAEEARKLILDAKNIAYEDVLVSAFDSDTVVYPDYFTCLTWHFLTCEKPYQSSFQPVPLYNNNIWDAPAPSRVAAMSSTFWQMIQQERPEKLVTFSSHAVSFKTLYEVGYWQKNMVSEDSRIFWNLLMAHDGNYEIVSIAYPVSMDANLDSSLWQTMKNVYKQHRRWAYGSENVPYILMNFLKNKRIPLLQKIRISLVQLEGYWSLSTNPLIIFLLGWLPVIIGGSIFNQTVLSYNLPIMTRNLMIISMLGLFLTAAISYSFLPPRPSNRTWRDNFFMIIQWVLVPVTITIFGAIPGLDAQTRLMFGRYMGFWVTPKHRGETTVFAKTKNI, encoded by the coding sequence ATGGAAGGAGAAGATAAAAAACATAATATTTCTTGGGTGAATAAGGAGTCAATAAGTACTCCTTATTTTCATGTGGGCCGCGCCACTGATCTTTCTTTGGGGGATTATCGTTTGTACCGGTTTCTCGAAATGATTCCTGGCCTTATGGCTTGGGGGACGATTATTACAATAATATTATTGTCTATTTTTGCTCCGACTATTGCCGCAATGTTCATAATTGCTTTTGATGTGTATTGGGTTTTGAAAACAGCACATCTCTCTTATCACCTTCGCCATAATTGGAAGCGTATAAAGCATAATCTAAAAGTAGACTGGTCTTCAATGCTTGAGAATCTTAAGTATGAGCATATCTACCACTTGGTTGTTTTACCGTACTACGACGAAAGCGAACACGTGCTTAATAATACAATCGAAAAACTTGCTGAATCAAAATATGATTTGAAGAAAATAATCGTTGTATTAGGAGCAGAAAAAAGGGCCGGGGAAGATGCAATTCTACGCGGAGAAGCAATACTTTCAAAATATAAAGAAAAGTTTTTTGACGTTCTTTTGACTGTACATAGAGATGGTATTCCCGGAGAGATGGCTGGTAAAGGTTCAAATATTTCTTATATGGCAGAAGAAGCCAGAAAGCTCATTTTGGATGCGAAAAATATTGCATACGAAGATGTTTTAGTTTCTGCTTTTGATAGTGACACGGTAGTTTATCCTGATTATTTTACCTGTCTTACTTGGCACTTTTTAACTTGCGAAAAACCATATCAATCTTCATTTCAGCCAGTACCTTTATATAACAACAATATTTGGGATGCCCCAGCGCCATCACGCGTCGCTGCCATGTCTTCTACTTTCTGGCAGATGATTCAACAAGAAAGACCAGAAAAGCTTGTCACTTTTTCTTCTCACGCTGTTTCTTTTAAAACTCTTTATGAGGTGGGGTATTGGCAGAAGAATATGGTTTCTGAAGATTCAAGAATTTTCTGGAATCTTTTAATGGCACACGATGGAAACTATGAAATAGTTTCAATCGCTTATCCTGTTTCGATGGATGCAAATCTCGACTCAAGTTTATGGCAAACAATGAAGAATGTGTACAAGCAACACAGACGTTGGGCATATGGATCAGAAAATGTTCCTTATATTTTGATGAATTTTTTAAAAAATAAAAGAATTCCATTATTGCAAAAAATAAGAATTTCTTTGGTCCAGCTTGAAGGCTATTGGTCTCTTTCAACAAACCCGCTAATTATATTTTTACTTGGCTGGTTACCAGTTATAATAGGTGGGAGCATCTTTAACCAAACTGTTCTTTCTTATAATCTTCCAATCATGACAAGGAACTTGATGATTATCTCAATGCTTGGTCTTTTTCTTACCGCCGCGATTTCTTATTCTTTTTTGCCACCGCGTCCGTCAAATAGAACATGGCGAGATAATTTTTTTATGATTATTCAATGGGTTTTGGTTCCAGTTACTATCACCATTTTTGGTGCCATACCAGGACTTGATGCTCAGACCAGATTGATGTTTGGTCGTTATATGGGTTTTTGGGTAACACCAAAACACAGAGGAGAAACAACAGTTTTTGCCAAAACGAAAAATATTTAA
- a CDS encoding class F sortase — MKSKISSNQTLAIVFLIGFIVSAVLYSYFTPRNSTGDSKVSFIEYPELLPMNLRIPAIEVDASVEEVGIAIDGVMDTPKVPDIAGWLKIGPRPGEEGTAVITGHFGWKNNIPAVFDDLNRLKKGDKIYVEDGKGNSVVFEVREIRIYDEKEVAPNVFSSNDGKAHLNLITCEGVWDKTMQSYSNRLVVFADKV, encoded by the coding sequence ATGAAATCAAAAATCTCTTCAAATCAAACACTCGCAATAGTATTTCTTATAGGGTTCATTGTTTCGGCTGTTCTTTATTCTTACTTTACACCACGTAATTCAACAGGTGACAGCAAGGTATCTTTTATTGAATATCCAGAATTGTTGCCAATGAACCTACGCATTCCAGCCATTGAAGTTGATGCGTCTGTTGAAGAAGTAGGAATTGCTATAGACGGTGTAATGGATACACCGAAAGTGCCTGACATCGCGGGGTGGCTTAAAATTGGACCACGCCCGGGAGAAGAGGGAACAGCGGTTATTACAGGACACTTTGGTTGGAAAAACAATATTCCTGCAGTCTTTGACGATCTGAACAGACTAAAAAAGGGAGACAAGATCTATGTCGAGGATGGAAAGGGGAACAGTGTTGTTTTCGAGGTGCGTGAGATTCGGATATACGACGAGAAAGAAGTTGCTCCAAATGTATTTAGTTCAAATGATGGAAAGGCGCATCTCAATCTGATTACTTGCGAGGGCGTATGGGATAAAACGATGCAGAGCTACTCCAATCGCCTTGTTGTTTTTGCTGATAAGGTTTAA
- a CDS encoding ice-binding family protein: protein MKKLKNNLIAVAVAVAFVAGFANPVVVSAASTPTLGTASTFGIVSDTWTNSLNAGLETAINGNVCYTTPPDTAPISINGITVTPLSQAVVPCINGAAQSTALANLNSQACTSLGANVVLSGTYTPGCYSSSGTMDIALSTTVTLDGPGTYIFRSGGALTTGANSKVVLINGASASDVFWTPTGLASIGANSATSPTPTFVGNIIADTLGSTGVTLGHFAHLLGRVLAFGHTVTTDSNTITVPTTLRVIKTVINTSGGTAVSSDFTIHVKSAGVDVSGSPQLGAVTPGTAYSLSAGTYVVSENVNPSYTAIFSGDCNSSGSVTLALGDSKTCTITNTDTPPPPTPSSTGGSTFSPLPLINITKIPSPVALPLGAGVVNYTYTATNIGPVAMSNVWVKDNKCSQVNFVSGDTNNNSWLDLSEAWIYRCTKTVSQTETNTATARGFYNGWDTYDTANATVVVGSAVTPPLIHLVKKPSVSVLPIGGGAVTYAYTVTNPGTAPLSNVSITDDKCTGLPGRVTGHPGDINSNNLLESNETWSFTCQTNITQTTTNIGTAVGYANGLTAVDFSSATVVVPEVLGATVGFPNAGFPPERGNTLWFVATLIGVIALVSTTLKVVLKKRTV, encoded by the coding sequence ATGAAAAAACTCAAAAACAATTTAATAGCAGTCGCAGTAGCAGTCGCGTTTGTTGCAGGATTTGCCAATCCCGTTGTCGTTTCCGCAGCATCTACACCAACACTTGGTACTGCCAGTACATTCGGTATTGTTTCTGATACTTGGACAAACTCCTTGAATGCTGGACTTGAGACAGCTATTAATGGAAATGTTTGTTATACCACACCACCAGACACAGCTCCGATATCAATTAATGGGATTACCGTTACGCCACTAAGCCAAGCTGTTGTGCCATGTATAAATGGGGCGGCTCAATCAACGGCTTTGGCAAATTTAAATAGTCAGGCGTGTACATCTCTTGGTGCCAACGTTGTTTTGTCTGGAACATATACTCCAGGTTGTTACTCTAGTAGTGGGACAATGGATATAGCACTAAGTACCACTGTGACCCTCGATGGTCCTGGGACATATATTTTCAGATCAGGTGGTGCGCTTACAACAGGAGCTAACTCCAAGGTTGTTTTGATAAATGGTGCGAGCGCTTCAGATGTGTTTTGGACACCAACAGGGCTTGCCTCAATTGGAGCGAACTCTGCAACATCACCGACACCAACCTTTGTTGGTAATATAATTGCCGATACTCTCGGCTCTACAGGGGTTACTTTGGGGCATTTTGCACACCTCTTAGGAAGAGTGTTGGCTTTTGGTCATACCGTTACAACTGACTCAAACACAATTACTGTGCCAACCACTCTCCGTGTTATTAAGACTGTCATTAACACGAGTGGAGGGACGGCCGTTTCTTCTGACTTTACAATACATGTGAAGAGTGCGGGTGTTGATGTTTCTGGTAGTCCACAGCTTGGAGCTGTAACACCAGGGACCGCCTACTCACTCTCAGCTGGTACTTATGTGGTGAGCGAAAACGTGAACCCATCATATACAGCAATTTTTAGCGGAGACTGTAATTCAAGTGGCAGCGTGACTCTTGCTTTGGGCGATAGTAAAACTTGTACTATTACCAACACAGATACACCACCACCTCCAACACCATCATCTACGGGCGGTAGCACCTTCTCTCCATTGCCACTTATTAACATTACAAAAATACCAAGTCCTGTTGCGTTACCTCTTGGTGCTGGGGTAGTCAACTACACTTACACAGCAACAAATATAGGTCCAGTTGCGATGAGTAATGTATGGGTTAAGGATAACAAGTGTAGTCAGGTAAATTTTGTTTCGGGAGATACAAATAATAACTCGTGGCTCGACTTGTCTGAAGCATGGATATACCGTTGTACTAAAACAGTTTCTCAAACTGAAACAAACACAGCAACTGCTCGTGGTTTCTATAACGGATGGGACACATATGACACTGCGAATGCAACTGTCGTTGTTGGTTCGGCTGTAACACCACCATTAATACATTTAGTAAAAAAGCCAAGCGTATCAGTTTTGCCGATTGGCGGAGGAGCTGTCACTTATGCGTATACAGTAACTAATCCAGGAACAGCGCCATTGTCGAACGTCAGCATTACCGACGACAAGTGTACTGGTCTACCAGGACGCGTTACGGGACACCCTGGAGACATCAACAGTAATAACTTGCTTGAGAGTAACGAAACATGGTCGTTTACTTGTCAGACAAATATTACTCAAACAACGACAAATATAGGCACAGCCGTGGGCTACGCCAATGGCTTAACAGCCGTCGATTTTTCATCGGCTACAGTTGTTGTACCTGAAGTTCTAGGAGCAACCGTTGGTTTTCCTAACGCAGGGTTCCCACCAGAAAGAGGAAATACTTTATGGTTTGTTGCCACATTGATAGGGGTTATCGCATTGGTCTCAACTACACTCAAGGTGGTCTTAAAAAAGCGCACGGTTTAA